A section of the Dermacoccus nishinomiyaensis genome encodes:
- a CDS encoding restriction endonuclease subunit S: MTTYVPLGELAAEKGFVGGPFGSNLVSDDYRPSGVPVIRGANMGEDGRLHGPFVYVSEEKFKSDLARNTASAGDLVFTQRGTLGQVARLDEGSQPFVISQSQMRLRVDPRKADSRYVLYACQLKEFRQLIDSVAIRTGVPHINLGILKELVIPVAPLPLQRAIAEVLVALDDKIAANRHVAESARALAVTIVSRLAARCAVSDVATQSRSSVNPNTMSDEAVQHYSLPAFDAGAPEVVAPAALMSAKNHLQEPAVLVAKLNPRIPRIWPVPHLGVMPALASPEFVALTPRNTSVGALWGALAHPSFTEKVLTFVAGTTGSHQRVKPEHLLSVSIPDIRQLSSAEDTTVQTLVALTQQVVSENETLAKTRDELLPLLMSGKITVRDAEKRVEGVV, translated from the coding sequence ATGACAACCTATGTGCCTCTTGGCGAGCTGGCGGCAGAAAAAGGTTTCGTGGGGGGGCCCTTCGGCTCCAACCTGGTGAGCGATGACTACCGCCCTTCGGGCGTTCCAGTCATTCGCGGGGCCAACATGGGTGAAGACGGGCGCCTCCACGGCCCGTTCGTTTACGTTAGCGAGGAAAAGTTCAAGTCTGATCTTGCACGCAACACAGCGTCTGCGGGCGACCTGGTCTTTACTCAGCGGGGAACGCTCGGACAGGTGGCACGCCTAGATGAGGGAAGCCAGCCCTTCGTTATTTCGCAAAGTCAGATGCGACTACGTGTGGACCCACGAAAGGCCGATAGTCGTTACGTTCTGTATGCGTGCCAGTTGAAGGAGTTTCGCCAGCTCATCGACTCGGTGGCTATCCGTACAGGTGTACCTCATATCAACCTGGGAATACTCAAGGAATTGGTCATCCCTGTTGCCCCCTTACCCCTGCAACGGGCGATCGCCGAGGTGTTGGTGGCGCTGGACGACAAGATCGCCGCGAACCGCCATGTCGCAGAGAGCGCCAGGGCGCTGGCGGTGACCATCGTATCGAGGCTTGCAGCCCGTTGCGCGGTGTCGGATGTGGCAACGCAGAGCCGATCTTCGGTGAACCCGAACACGATGAGTGACGAGGCGGTTCAGCACTACAGCCTCCCGGCGTTCGATGCCGGGGCCCCGGAGGTGGTGGCGCCGGCTGCTCTCATGAGTGCCAAGAATCATCTGCAGGAACCGGCCGTTCTTGTCGCAAAGCTCAACCCGCGTATCCCCCGTATCTGGCCGGTGCCGCATCTAGGGGTGATGCCGGCTCTCGCATCACCGGAGTTCGTCGCTCTCACGCCGCGCAACACATCGGTCGGGGCGCTCTGGGGTGCCTTGGCGCATCCCTCCTTCACCGAGAAGGTGCTCACCTTTGTGGCGGGGACGACCGGCAGTCACCAGCGGGTGAAGCCAGAGCACCTGCTCAGCGTGTCGATTCCGGATATTCGTCAGCTTTCTTCAGCTGAAGACACGACGGTGCAGACGCTCGTCGCCCTCACGCAACAGGTGGTGAGCGAGAACGAAACCCTCGCGAAAACCCGCGATGAGCTGTTGCCGCTGCTCATGTCGGGCAAGATCACCGTCAGGGATGCGGAGAAGCGTGTGGAAGGGGTGGTGTGA
- a CDS encoding glycerophosphodiester phosphodiesterase, which translates to MSSSKSRLAVPRPTKALAAGYRAARPVVAPLDLPTLSGERPQVVAHRGASHHEPEHTLEAYERAIRVGADALECDVRLTADGHLVCVHDRTAKRTSNGRGAISNLELAKLEGLDWGSWKARLESDDTDDDWEIADRSGSHLLTFKELLRTTLDAGRRVDLAVETKHPSKHTGRVEKELARALAEFGLDTPDPSRCNVRVMSFSLPAVSRMTTLAPQVPLAWLMEGVVPQRIRGGQLPPGISIAAMSVGMLRRNPGLVAEQHARGHEVHVWTVDDPDDIQRCLRNGVDAIITNKPKKALKAREAFWG; encoded by the coding sequence GTGAGTTCGTCGAAGTCTCGTCTTGCCGTTCCGCGCCCGACCAAGGCGCTCGCTGCCGGTTATCGCGCGGCTCGCCCAGTCGTCGCGCCGCTCGATCTGCCGACGCTGTCCGGTGAGCGCCCGCAGGTGGTGGCGCATCGCGGGGCGTCGCACCACGAACCGGAGCACACGCTCGAGGCGTACGAACGCGCCATCCGCGTCGGTGCCGACGCGCTCGAGTGTGACGTCCGGCTGACCGCTGACGGCCATCTCGTCTGCGTGCACGATCGCACGGCGAAGCGGACGTCGAACGGGCGTGGCGCGATCTCGAACCTGGAGCTTGCAAAGCTCGAGGGCCTCGACTGGGGGTCGTGGAAGGCGCGTCTCGAATCTGACGATACCGACGACGACTGGGAGATCGCCGACCGCAGCGGCTCACATCTGCTCACGTTCAAGGAGTTGCTGCGCACGACGCTCGACGCCGGGCGCCGCGTCGACCTCGCCGTCGAGACGAAGCATCCGTCGAAGCACACCGGACGCGTCGAGAAAGAACTGGCGCGCGCGCTCGCCGAATTCGGCCTCGACACGCCGGACCCGTCGCGTTGCAACGTCCGCGTCATGTCGTTCTCGCTGCCCGCCGTCTCCCGCATGACGACGCTGGCGCCGCAGGTGCCGCTCGCGTGGCTCATGGAGGGTGTCGTGCCGCAGCGCATCCGCGGCGGCCAACTGCCGCCCGGCATCTCGATCGCGGCGATGAGCGTCGGCATGCTGCGCCGCAACCCGGGCCTCGTCGCCGAACAGCACGCACGCGGACACGAGGTGCACGTGTGGACGGTCGACGACCCCGACGACATCCAACGCTGCCTGCGCAACGGTGTCGACGCCATCATCACCAACAAGCCCAAGAAGGCGCTCAAGGCTCGAGAGGCGTTCTGGGGCTGA
- a CDS encoding type I restriction endonuclease subunit R, which produces MSEADWEQLVLDELADLEWQPKHGKELAPGSEERESWADIVLHGTLSQKLRDLNPGVPEEYLQQAKAEVLAPQSQDALAENKRLHDILVRGYTGITYVDDEGREQSPTIHFMAHGDVSKNAYFAVQQVTIRSRERERRFDVVLYVNGLPLVIVELKQAAAKNATVEGAYNQLQTYLREFSMAFRFCAFVVASDGISAKYGTPWTPYNHFAPWNVDEEGHLMEFGETDLDGEATTELDLTLTGLFNIDRFGQIMRDFIAFDESEEGLGKRIAKPHQYFAVTKAVASTINAVDSDGRAGVVWHTQGSGKSMEMELYTAKVMRHQRLANPTVVVITDRQELDTQLFDGFRVSALLPEEPKQVASRDELRRLLSEQLTGGIYFTTLQKFGLTQSEREAGADHPLLSDRRNIIVMADEAHRSHYDTLDGYARHLKMALPNATLIAFTGTPIAEGERDTRRVFGDDIDVYDLLRAVKDGATVPVAFEQRLIQVQRVDGFGDEDIDERAEEVSAGLDDADKARLQQSIAKLDTIYGSDERLEKLAADVVSHWERRRELMTPFIGGPGKAMIVCATRRTAARLYAKIVALRPEWHDDADDKGVIKVVYNATPSDDAEVTKHLRRPSATAAVKKRMKNADDPLEIVIVKDMMLTGFDAPALHTIYIDRLLKGALLMQTLARVNRTYRGKADGLLVAYAPLAENLTKALGEFTREAGTPGEKAVGQTAGDAAEIVFDLVDSLEETVTAAGVDWRALANEDTPRAWRNAALAVTNALRSPLTPGNRDEGDPDVRPLGEQFRVTAAKLARAWALAAGETTVERVRPQVRFFGEVREWMAKRDAADRVARGEPIPEDIQLQLGALVVESTEATGVVDIYRAAGLEPPTLSDLSPTWIEEAAQPDRAQAAIDALKAQLLTDARTATAGNEVRSKLFSERVNELMFKYTNQQLTSAEVIAELVELAKEAAAEGRRGERFSPPLEHDELAFYDVVAENEAAVDVMGDDVLAQIARDLVAAMRRDTRIDWTVREDVRAKLRTTIRRLLRKYGYPPDQQPEAIVRVMQQMETLAPKYAEDAR; this is translated from the coding sequence ATGAGTGAGGCCGATTGGGAGCAGCTCGTGCTCGACGAGCTGGCCGATCTGGAGTGGCAGCCGAAGCACGGCAAGGAGCTGGCGCCCGGTTCGGAGGAGCGCGAGTCGTGGGCCGACATCGTGCTGCACGGCACGCTGAGTCAGAAGCTGCGCGACCTCAACCCCGGGGTGCCCGAGGAGTACCTGCAGCAGGCGAAGGCCGAGGTGCTCGCGCCGCAGTCGCAGGACGCGCTGGCGGAGAACAAGCGCTTGCACGACATCCTCGTCCGCGGCTACACGGGCATCACGTACGTCGACGACGAGGGTCGCGAGCAGAGCCCGACGATCCATTTCATGGCGCACGGCGATGTCTCGAAGAACGCGTACTTCGCGGTGCAGCAGGTGACGATCCGCAGCCGTGAGCGCGAGCGTCGCTTCGACGTCGTCCTCTACGTCAACGGGCTGCCGCTCGTCATCGTCGAACTCAAGCAGGCCGCGGCGAAGAACGCGACGGTGGAGGGCGCCTACAACCAGTTGCAGACGTACCTGCGCGAATTCTCGATGGCGTTCCGGTTCTGCGCGTTCGTCGTCGCGAGCGACGGCATCAGCGCGAAGTACGGTACGCCGTGGACGCCCTACAACCACTTCGCGCCGTGGAACGTCGACGAAGAAGGCCACCTCATGGAGTTCGGCGAGACCGACCTCGACGGTGAGGCGACGACCGAACTCGACCTCACGCTGACGGGCCTGTTCAACATCGACCGGTTCGGGCAGATCATGCGCGACTTCATCGCCTTCGACGAATCCGAAGAAGGCCTCGGCAAGCGCATCGCCAAACCCCACCAGTACTTCGCCGTGACGAAGGCCGTCGCGTCCACCATCAACGCCGTCGACAGTGACGGCCGCGCCGGCGTCGTCTGGCACACGCAGGGCTCCGGCAAGTCGATGGAGATGGAGCTCTACACGGCCAAGGTGATGCGCCATCAGCGCCTCGCGAACCCGACGGTCGTCGTCATCACCGACCGTCAAGAACTCGACACCCAGCTCTTCGACGGGTTCCGGGTGAGCGCGCTGCTGCCGGAGGAACCGAAGCAGGTGGCCTCGCGCGACGAGCTACGGCGCCTGCTCAGCGAACAGCTGACGGGCGGCATCTACTTCACGACGCTGCAGAAGTTCGGCCTCACCCAGAGCGAACGAGAAGCGGGCGCCGACCATCCGCTGCTGTCGGATCGGCGCAACATCATCGTCATGGCCGACGAGGCGCACCGCAGCCACTACGACACCCTCGACGGGTACGCGCGCCACCTCAAGATGGCGTTGCCGAACGCGACGCTCATCGCCTTCACCGGTACCCCTATCGCCGAAGGTGAGCGCGACACGCGGCGCGTGTTCGGCGACGACATCGACGTCTACGACCTGCTGCGAGCCGTCAAGGACGGCGCGACCGTGCCGGTCGCGTTCGAGCAGCGCCTCATCCAGGTGCAACGCGTCGACGGCTTCGGCGACGAAGACATCGACGAGCGCGCCGAGGAGGTCTCCGCCGGGCTCGACGACGCCGACAAAGCGCGACTGCAGCAGAGCATCGCCAAGCTCGACACGATCTACGGCTCCGACGAACGTCTCGAGAAGTTGGCCGCGGACGTCGTGAGCCACTGGGAGAGGCGGCGCGAACTGATGACGCCGTTCATCGGCGGGCCCGGCAAGGCGATGATCGTCTGCGCGACGCGACGCACCGCGGCGCGTCTCTACGCGAAGATCGTCGCGCTGCGCCCGGAATGGCACGACGACGCCGACGACAAGGGCGTCATCAAGGTCGTCTACAACGCCACGCCGAGCGACGACGCCGAGGTGACGAAACACCTGCGACGCCCCAGCGCGACGGCCGCCGTGAAGAAGCGGATGAAGAACGCGGACGACCCGCTCGAGATCGTCATCGTCAAGGACATGATGCTCACCGGCTTCGACGCGCCGGCGCTGCACACGATCTACATCGACCGTCTGCTCAAGGGCGCACTGCTCATGCAGACCCTCGCCCGGGTCAACCGCACCTACCGGGGCAAGGCCGACGGCCTGCTCGTCGCGTACGCGCCGCTCGCGGAGAACCTGACGAAGGCGCTCGGCGAGTTCACCCGCGAGGCCGGGACGCCCGGTGAGAAAGCCGTCGGGCAGACGGCCGGTGACGCCGCGGAGATCGTGTTCGACCTCGTCGACTCGCTGGAGGAGACCGTCACCGCTGCCGGCGTCGACTGGCGTGCCCTCGCGAACGAGGACACGCCGCGCGCGTGGCGCAACGCGGCGCTCGCCGTCACGAATGCGTTGCGTTCGCCGTTGACGCCGGGCAACCGCGACGAGGGCGACCCCGACGTGCGGCCCCTGGGTGAGCAGTTCCGGGTGACCGCCGCGAAGCTCGCGCGAGCGTGGGCGCTCGCAGCCGGTGAGACGACGGTCGAGCGGGTGCGCCCGCAGGTGCGTTTCTTCGGTGAGGTGCGCGAGTGGATGGCGAAGCGCGACGCCGCCGATCGTGTCGCGCGCGGTGAACCGATCCCGGAGGACATCCAACTGCAGCTTGGGGCCCTCGTCGTCGAGTCGACCGAGGCGACGGGTGTCGTCGACATCTACCGTGCCGCCGGGCTCGAACCGCCGACGCTGTCGGACCTGTCGCCGACCTGGATCGAAGAGGCCGCACAGCCCGACCGTGCACAGGCCGCGATCGACGCGCTCAAGGCGCAGTTGCTCACCGACGCGCGCACCGCGACCGCCGGCAACGAGGTGCGTTCCAAGCTGTTCTCCGAACGCGTCAACGAACTGATGTTCAAGTACACCAACCAGCAGCTGACGTCGGCCGAGGTGATCGCCGAGCTCGTCGAGCTCGCCAAGGAGGCCGCAGCCGAGGGGCGGCGTGGTGAGCGGTTCTCACCACCGCTGGAACATGACGAGTTGGCGTTCTACGACGTCGTGGCCGAGAACGAAGCCGCCGTCGACGTCATGGGCGACGACGTGCTCGCTCAGATCGCGCGTGATCTGGTGGCCGCCATGCGACGCGACACGCGCATCGACTGGACGGTGCGTGAAGACGTGCGCGCCAAGCTACGCACCACCATCCGACGACTGCTGCGCAAGTACGGCTACCCGCCGGATCAGCAACCCGAAGCCATCGTGAGAGTCATGCAGCAGA
- a CDS encoding sensor histidine kinase, protein MTTPLTGPAYGEGVHYHLPRRVRGLRVRVVATFVVAALVALAIALAAFTFGLRQILTSSAGDSATTEAQQVARELSTTDDASAALRAAGVHTQVVQVLDASGALLATNDSHASTPLARPAESTRRTEITLDGDRDHYVVVTLAAHTRSGAERWVVAAAPIDHEDTIVDTTIVLLALTAGCLLVVTGWGIHRVVGRALAPVERIRLDVERIRSSHRPERVTVPATGDEIERLAITMNAMLDRLDAADASQRAFISDASHELRSPLATIRTLTETDPEPSESTRVIHSETLRLQGIVESLLALARADDDALALTLRDVDLDDVAHTEVLRARSASPTRDGEPVVVSADLAPVRVVADGERLAQVVRNLVDNALRHATSAVRVTTRVEDAGNREPATDRDGAGRVNERSDDDARGTAVLTVDNDGSVLDAGDREAIFGRFVRLDDARSRDAGGSGLGLAIARAIVQAHGGTLVAEESPDGWCRFTLRLPLG, encoded by the coding sequence ATGACCACCCCACTCACAGGCCCCGCATACGGTGAGGGGGTGCATTATCACCTCCCTCGCCGCGTACGGGGCTTGCGCGTGCGGGTCGTCGCGACGTTCGTCGTCGCGGCGCTCGTCGCACTCGCCATCGCGCTCGCGGCGTTCACGTTCGGGCTGAGGCAGATCCTCACCTCGAGCGCAGGCGACAGCGCGACAACGGAGGCGCAGCAGGTCGCGAGAGAACTCAGCACGACGGATGACGCCTCCGCAGCGTTGCGTGCCGCGGGCGTCCACACCCAGGTCGTGCAGGTGCTCGACGCCTCGGGCGCGCTGCTCGCGACCAATGATTCCCACGCCTCGACGCCCCTCGCCCGCCCCGCCGAGAGCACGCGTCGCACGGAGATCACCCTCGATGGCGACCGCGACCACTACGTCGTCGTGACGCTCGCCGCGCACACGCGATCCGGCGCCGAGCGCTGGGTCGTGGCGGCCGCGCCGATCGACCACGAGGACACGATCGTCGACACGACGATCGTCCTGCTCGCCCTGACGGCGGGATGCCTGCTCGTCGTCACCGGCTGGGGCATCCACCGTGTCGTCGGGCGCGCGCTCGCCCCCGTCGAACGTATCCGTCTCGACGTCGAACGCATCCGCTCCTCCCACCGTCCCGAACGTGTGACGGTGCCCGCGACGGGCGACGAGATCGAGCGGCTCGCCATCACGATGAACGCGATGCTCGACCGTCTTGACGCCGCCGACGCGAGCCAGCGCGCGTTCATCTCCGACGCCTCCCACGAGCTACGCAGCCCCCTTGCGACGATCCGCACCCTCACCGAGACCGACCCCGAACCGTCCGAATCGACGCGCGTCATCCACTCCGAGACGCTGCGGCTGCAAGGCATCGTCGAGTCGCTGCTCGCCCTCGCACGGGCCGACGATGACGCCCTCGCGCTCACCCTGCGAGACGTCGATCTCGACGACGTCGCCCACACCGAGGTGCTGCGCGCCCGCAGCGCTTCCCCGACCCGTGACGGCGAGCCGGTCGTGGTAAGCGCCGACCTCGCGCCCGTACGCGTCGTCGCTGACGGCGAGCGCCTCGCGCAGGTCGTGCGCAACCTCGTCGACAACGCGCTGCGTCACGCGACGAGTGCCGTGCGCGTCACGACGCGGGTGGAGGATGCCGGCAACCGCGAGCCGGCCACGGACAGGGACGGGGCGGGCCGAGTGAACGAGCGCTCTGACGACGACGCACGCGGAACAGCCGTTCTCACCGTCGACAATGACGGAAGCGTTCTCGACGCCGGCGATCGTGAGGCGATCTTCGGCCGCTTCGTCCGCCTCGATGACGCCCGCAGCCGCGACGCCGGCGGCAGCGGCCTCGGGCTCGCCATCGCGCGGGCCATCGTTCAGGCCCACGGCGGGACACTCGTCGCCGAAGAATCACCCGACGGATGGTGCCGCTTCACACTCCGGTTGCCGCTGGGCTGA
- a CDS encoding class I SAM-dependent DNA methyltransferase, with product MAPSSKKELHDTLWKAADKLRGSMSASQYKDVVLGIVFLKYVSDAFEERREQIREELAGEAENFVSDTLEDPDEYVGNGVFWVPTNARWSFIARHAKGMEAAGGQESKSVGKLIDEAMATLMKQNESLQGTLPTIFGRDNIDQRRLGELIDLFNSVRFTGEGATKARDLLGEVYEYFLEKFAKAEGKRGGEFFTPPVLVRTLVEILEPHSGRVYDPACGSGGMFVQAEKFLERHKEDRDAIVVYGQESIEETWRLAKMNLAIHGIDSQGLGPRWGDTFARDIHPGVVADYAMANPPFNQKEWARNTEDARWKYGVPPARNANYGWMQHILSKLAPHGEAAVVMANGTMASNSGGEGDIRKAMLEDDVVSCMIAMPGNLFRGTAIPVCVWFFAKDKKAGTAGANDRRKQVLFIDAREVGHMVDRVERTFSDDDIARIANTFRTWRGRASADGEYEDVPGFCKSATLDEIRAAEYALTPGRYVGAAAAEEDSEPIDEKIARLTKELTAALDESARLDAVVREQLGRLA from the coding sequence ATGGCGCCGTCGTCGAAGAAGGAACTGCACGACACGCTCTGGAAGGCCGCGGACAAGCTCCGCGGCTCGATGAGCGCGAGCCAGTACAAGGATGTCGTGCTCGGCATCGTCTTCCTCAAGTACGTCTCGGATGCGTTCGAGGAGCGCCGCGAGCAGATCCGTGAGGAGCTCGCGGGTGAGGCGGAGAACTTCGTCAGCGACACGCTCGAAGACCCCGACGAGTACGTCGGCAACGGCGTGTTCTGGGTGCCGACGAACGCGCGCTGGAGCTTCATCGCACGTCACGCCAAGGGCATGGAGGCCGCGGGCGGGCAGGAGAGCAAGAGCGTCGGCAAGCTCATCGACGAGGCGATGGCGACGCTGATGAAGCAGAACGAGTCGCTGCAGGGCACCCTGCCGACGATCTTCGGGCGCGACAACATCGACCAACGACGCCTCGGCGAACTGATTGACCTGTTCAACTCGGTGCGTTTCACCGGCGAGGGCGCGACGAAGGCACGCGATCTGCTCGGTGAGGTGTACGAGTACTTCCTCGAGAAGTTCGCGAAAGCGGAGGGCAAGCGCGGCGGCGAGTTCTTCACCCCGCCGGTGCTCGTGCGCACGCTCGTCGAGATCCTCGAACCGCACTCCGGGCGCGTGTACGACCCGGCGTGCGGATCGGGCGGCATGTTCGTGCAGGCCGAGAAGTTCCTCGAGCGGCACAAGGAGGATCGCGACGCGATCGTCGTCTACGGCCAGGAGAGCATCGAGGAGACGTGGCGCCTGGCGAAGATGAACCTCGCCATCCACGGCATCGACTCCCAGGGCCTCGGCCCGCGCTGGGGCGACACGTTCGCGCGCGACATCCACCCCGGTGTCGTCGCCGACTACGCGATGGCGAACCCGCCGTTCAACCAGAAGGAATGGGCGCGCAACACCGAGGACGCCCGCTGGAAGTACGGGGTGCCGCCCGCACGCAACGCGAACTACGGGTGGATGCAGCACATCCTGAGCAAGCTCGCGCCGCACGGTGAGGCGGCCGTCGTCATGGCGAACGGCACGATGGCGTCGAACAGCGGCGGCGAGGGCGACATCCGCAAGGCGATGCTCGAGGACGACGTCGTCTCGTGCATGATCGCGATGCCCGGCAACCTCTTCCGCGGCACGGCGATTCCGGTGTGCGTGTGGTTCTTCGCGAAGGACAAGAAGGCCGGTACTGCCGGCGCGAACGATCGCCGCAAGCAGGTGCTGTTCATCGATGCCCGCGAGGTCGGCCACATGGTCGACCGCGTGGAGCGCACGTTCTCCGACGACGACATCGCGCGCATCGCGAACACGTTCCGCACCTGGCGCGGCCGCGCATCGGCAGACGGCGAGTACGAGGACGTGCCCGGTTTCTGCAAGAGCGCGACGCTCGACGAGATCCGCGCCGCAGAGTACGCGTTGACGCCCGGGCGGTACGTGGGTGCCGCTGCGGCGGAAGAAGATTCCGAACCCATCGACGAGAAGATCGCGCGGCTCACGAAGGAACTCACGGCCGCGCTCGACGAGTCGGCGCGGTTGGATGCCGTCGTTCGCGAGCAGTTGGGGAGGTTGGCATGA
- a CDS encoding phosphatase PAP2 family protein — translation MSSVVATRPRRSPTTDARRAPAAKPAAHHLTAKAGAAGATLVAGGLGLGAVITHEGAAATGELGLDTALSHDRLSPLVSLAHGIDVVIGPIVGPLLVAIVAALLFMRHRRAAIIFALSTAGLWLATSSLKLVFTRARPPADQVHALVHETARDSFPSGHTALAAAIVAGVFFAARSLGRSTRLVLAIGIPFALVVAASRLYLGAHFLGDVAASLVFVTGFALVGAALAPLVARRLDH, via the coding sequence ATGTCGTCCGTCGTCGCCACCCGCCCCCGTCGCTCGCCGACCACCGACGCCCGCCGCGCCCCCGCAGCCAAGCCCGCTGCACACCACCTCACCGCCAAGGCCGGCGCAGCCGGCGCGACGCTCGTCGCCGGCGGGCTCGGCCTCGGCGCCGTCATCACCCACGAAGGTGCTGCGGCGACGGGCGAGCTCGGCCTCGACACGGCTCTCTCGCACGACCGCCTCAGCCCGCTCGTCAGCCTCGCGCACGGCATCGACGTCGTCATCGGCCCCATCGTCGGCCCGCTGCTCGTCGCCATCGTCGCGGCGCTGCTCTTCATGCGCCACCGTCGAGCAGCCATCATCTTCGCGCTGAGCACGGCTGGCCTGTGGCTCGCGACGTCGTCGCTCAAGCTCGTCTTCACACGCGCGCGCCCGCCGGCGGATCAGGTGCACGCCCTGGTACACGAGACGGCGCGCGACAGCTTCCCGTCCGGCCACACCGCGCTCGCCGCAGCCATCGTCGCGGGGGTGTTCTTCGCGGCTCGCTCGCTCGGTCGATCCACGCGCCTCGTCCTCGCCATCGGCATCCCGTTCGCGCTCGTCGTCGCGGCGTCGCGTCTCTACCTCGGCGCTCACTTCCTCGGCGACGTCGCCGCCTCCCTCGTCTTCGTCACCGGATTCGCGCTCGTCGGCGCAGCACTCGCGCCGCTCGTCGCACGCCGGTTGGACCACTGA
- a CDS encoding enoyl-CoA hydratase/isomerase family protein: protein MPDTTTDDFTETATPDVLVARRGSLARILLNRPKAINALTTDMVNAVSAALEHWGDDDSVTAITIEGAGERGLCAGGDVRSVREAFVDGDGERAFEFFRDEYRMNALIADYPKLIVSHQDGIVMGGGVGISAFAGLRVATERTRVAMPETIIGFFPDVGALYLLSRAPGGTGAYLALTGTTVGGADACYVGLSDVVIESDSWATVLERLAEGADVDGAVARLASFDAAGNAPLGAQRAWIDEAFGSGEHLRAPSEVLETLRASDVEAAREAADLLTQRSPLSVAATVEAMRRAAGMDSVHEVLAEDMVLARGLIEHGDFVEGVRAQLVDKDRQPMWSQAAFDEVSDADVARLFEG from the coding sequence ATGCCCGACACGACGACCGACGATTTCACCGAGACCGCGACGCCGGACGTCCTCGTCGCCCGTCGCGGTTCACTCGCGCGCATCCTGCTGAACCGGCCCAAGGCCATCAACGCGCTCACGACCGACATGGTGAACGCCGTGAGCGCCGCGCTGGAGCACTGGGGCGACGACGACTCCGTCACCGCCATCACGATCGAGGGCGCCGGCGAGCGCGGCCTGTGCGCGGGCGGTGACGTGCGCAGCGTCCGTGAAGCGTTCGTCGACGGCGACGGCGAGCGCGCGTTCGAGTTCTTCCGCGACGAGTACCGCATGAACGCGCTCATCGCCGACTACCCGAAGCTCATCGTCAGCCATCAAGACGGCATCGTCATGGGTGGCGGCGTCGGCATCTCGGCGTTCGCCGGGCTGCGCGTCGCGACGGAGCGCACGAGGGTCGCGATGCCCGAGACGATCATCGGATTCTTCCCCGACGTGGGCGCGCTCTACCTTCTCTCGCGCGCGCCGGGCGGCACGGGCGCCTACCTCGCACTGACAGGCACGACGGTTGGTGGCGCCGACGCCTGCTACGTCGGGCTGAGTGACGTCGTCATCGAATCCGACTCGTGGGCAACGGTTCTCGAGCGTCTCGCCGAGGGTGCTGACGTTGACGGAGCCGTCGCGCGGCTCGCGTCGTTCGATGCCGCTGGCAATGCACCTCTCGGTGCGCAGCGGGCTTGGATCGACGAGGCCTTCGGCTCCGGCGAGCATCTGCGCGCGCCGTCCGAGGTGCTCGAGACGCTGCGCGCGTCCGACGTCGAGGCCGCACGTGAGGCGGCCGACCTGCTGACGCAGCGTTCACCGTTGTCTGTCGCCGCGACGGTCGAGGCGATGCGGCGCGCGGCGGGCATGGACTCGGTGCACGAGGTGCTCGCCGAGGACATGGTGCTCGCGCGCGGCCTCATCGAACACGGCGACTTCGTCGAAGGTGTGCGCGCGCAACTCGTCGACAAGGATCGTCAGCCGATGTGGTCGCAGGCCGCGTTCGACGAGGTCAGCGACGCCGACGTCGCGCGCTTGTTCGAGGGCTGA
- the rpmG gene encoding 50S ribosomal protein L33, translating into MTRTTNRPKITLRSTAGTGYSYTTRKNRRTTSDRLVLRKYDPIARRIVEFAEAR; encoded by the coding sequence ATGACCCGCACGACGAACCGCCCGAAGATCACCCTGCGCTCCACCGCGGGGACGGGCTACAGCTACACGACGCGCAAGAACCGCCGCACGACGTCCGACCGTCTCGTGCTGCGCAAGTACGACCCGATCGCGCGCCGCATCGTCGAGTTCGCCGAAGCCCGCTGA